Within Limanda limanda chromosome 17, fLimLim1.1, whole genome shotgun sequence, the genomic segment gacagacagacagacagacagacagacagacagacagacagacagacagatagacagacagacagacagacagagagacagagagacaaacagacagacagacagacagacagacagacagacagacagacagacagacagacagacagacagacagacagacagacagacagacagacagacagacagacagacagagagagagacagacagacagacagacagacagacagacagacagacagacagacagacagacagacagacagacagacagacagacagacagacagacagacagacagacagacagacagaaagacagacagacaggcagacagctcagacagacaggcagacagacagacagagagacaaacagacagacagacagagagacaaacagacagacagacagacagacagacagacagacagacagacagacaggcaggcaggcaggcaggcagacagacagacagacagacagacagacagacagacagacagacgggcgggcgggcgggcgggcggacggacggacggacggacggacggacggacggacggacggacggacggacggacggacggacggacggacggacggacagacagacagacagacagagagacaaacagacagacagacagacagagagacaaacagacagacagacagacagacagacagacagacagacagacagacagacagacagacagacagacagacagacagacagacagacagacagacagacagacagacagacagacagacagacagacagacagacagacagacagacagacagacagacagacagacagacagacagacagacagacagacagacagacagacagacagacagacagacagacagacagacagacagacagacagacaacagacagacagctcagacagacaggcagacagacagacagagagacaaacagacagacagacagagagacagacacacagacggacagacggacagacggacagacggacagacggacagacagacagacagacggacagacagacagacagacagagagacagacaggtgtgtcCTCACAGGTAGGTGTCTGTCTTCAGGTCTTGGTGCAGGGCGACAGACAGACCGAACAGACTCCCGTCTCCGCCCGTCTTCAGCAGCGGAGCCGACGTGTCGAGGTTgaacgtcacacacacactaatataaACTGCCAGAAATGCAAAATCACCCAACGCCATGGAGACGCACACCTGAGAGGACGACAACAGCATGATGTCACTGTCCGGAGCCTGCAGAGCGCCCCCCCCTCTGGATGGTTTAGATCAGGATAAAGGTTTCAGCAACCCAGACTTAAAATAATCTTCAACTATATTTAAAGCTATATTCTATTTCAGGTACAATGAATAAGAAGTTGtatagaaaatataataacagattgattttttaaacaagcagcaatggggggggggggttgaaggGGGCGTCATTCACACCATATTTTTTGTCTAAACACGTGATACACATGTGAACGTGATCCAGAAATATCCGGAATTATCTAATAAACTTGGTCTAAATTTTTCCAGTAAAAGTTGGATGTAAGGCTTGTGGacacctgatgacatcacaggagcaggatgttgttctgtttttttctgttgttttattacgtctgaagctTTGATCACTTGTCACTTCAGTTGTgttggattctgctctaacacCACTGAAGGAACGGAATTTTCATTCTTCAGTGAACTATGCCTTTAAGATGAAGTGATCATTTtagaaaaaagtaaacaaaaagtAATTTAAGTGTCACGAGTCCTTTTTGTAAACAATTTAAACACAACAACGGAACAATTTTAACTGTTTTTctactttctctccttttaccTCCTCAAATCATTTTTCTCTGAACTTTTGAGAcaaaccttttttaaatgtccgtctgaaacatttaaatgatgaGTCCGAACTGTAATAAAAACTCTGATATCACTGTCTTCTCTTTTTCAAGCATGACATAAGAACTTCCTGTTTTTTCACCGATTTTATTGGCTGAGTGGTTCTTGTCACCGAGCTGTAAAaggtctggatctggatctggatctggatctggatctggaccACAATTCACTGATCTCAATATGAACCAGCTTCTTTGGGATCAATATGATGGATTACATGGATATTGTACGTTATATAGACACTGTTGTATTGATCAGCCTCGTTATGATCAGGAATATTGAAACTGTTTGAATCTGATTAATTCATTTGAATCAGTTTAAACACACGTCAAACTTtatgatgataaataataaattgattCTCTGATTATAGAGGAAGAAGATTTCAGACCTGTTTCTCTCCAAAGGACCGATGCTGCTCGTTCTCTCAGAAAAATGAAGGTCGTCTGTTTGGTTCCCTCtaactcgctctctctctctctctctctctctctctctctctctctctctctctctctctctctctctctctctcaaacactcACTCATTCCCCTTCTTCAGTCATGCTCGCTCTGCCTGAAATtaaatcatgtctgtgtgtgtgtgtgtgtgtgtgtgtgtgtgtgggcgggtttaaaaacagacacacacacatgccataAATGGATTTGAGCATGGGAGGGCACCTTGattgtctctctctttacacACCCTTCTGttttcaatgtgtgtttgtgtatgagagagagagagagagagacagagagagagacagggagagagagacaggcagagagacagagagagacagagagacagagagacagggagagacagagagagagagagagagagagagagagagagagagagagagagagagagagagagcttcctgtctttgtggaATAtgctctttttctcattttcagaaACTGATGATGtctgttcaaatgttttttaccagttttgtttgaattagttatttgatgataataAAAAGGCTCAGACGTGTGATCGACAGCAGacactgactcaggattggttaAGAGtgtgtatgggcgggaccttgacACCATAATCACTACTGAACAGACTCTGACTgcaaatgacatcatcaccacaagatggcagcatttgtatcTGAGAAAATCTCGCTTCAGGAAGTGGAAACGTGTcatcaactttatttacactgaCAGGTGAAAACTCAACAAAACCATCAGAGGCCAAACCAGGCCAGGTCTAGACCAGGACccaaaatctaaatgttttactttaagtTCTGCTCGACACTATACAGAAAGTAATCCAGGACTACATAGCTGACTTTAACATTCCGTCTGGTGCGGTTGGGTTCTCTCAGACCCAATTCGGTCGGATCTCTGCGTAGTTCTTCACAACTCCGGAGAACCTGATGATGTGCATTTCAGGTTCATTGGCTTTAAAGTCTTGCCACTGGTACTCAGGTGACAGAACCTTACTGGGCTTATTGATCCACATATACCTGAAACCAAGGAACAGGAGAAACAGTCATTACAATATTACCCACAGTCGATGCAGCTCCAGTGACTCTGCTCACCTGTTGATGTGACTCTCCTCCTGCCAGGCGGCCTCGATGTCTTTTTTAGCATCGTCCCAAAAGTTGATGGAGCAGGTTTTGGAAAGCTGGTGTACTTGCTGCAGGTTGCCTCCGAATGCCCCCATAGCGTAGTAGAAGTCCCCGTCCCCAGGAGCTATGTAGGCTTTGGAGATAGGCCGTCGCTCATAGGGGAATTCGCTGCGGTCGGTTTTGTAGTAACCTGCAGACACAAGTTAGAAAACATGGGAACATACCCAAAAAGAAGGTGAGACTTCATCTGGAATGGTAGAGCTGAGTGGTCCTGGTGGCTCCACGTAGCTTCATCTAAACACATCCGACATTGTTTTCACACAACTGAGTAAAACTGGGATTTCACTACACAACAGTAAGTGTCCCTCTATAGTGGACCACACCAGTACGATCTGTAACCATGATGTTGACACTAAGAGTAGAAAGGATTCTCTGCTGACCTGGATGGAGAACACCGACCAGTTCTCCCAGTGACTCCGTGCCCCAATGGCCGTGGAATTCGGAGTCCACATCCAAACAGAAGATGAAGTCGGCGTAGTCACGAAGCTCCTCCTCTAttagggcctggaccagaaacATCCTGCTGGAAGTGATTTCCTGCCAACGGTTAAGGGCGTGCACTGTTTTCACCGTCCGCTGGAGGTGGAGCAAAACTTGTTTTTAGAAACCAGGCGGACAGAGTCCAGCTGACCTGGACTCACATCATTGGGAACACACTTCCTTTACCTGTCTGCCGCTGGACATTTTGACTTGGGGCACCTCGTTTGGCTGGTCAGTGTAGACGAACACATGCACATTGAAACCAATGAAGAAGTGCTGCTCCATGGTCTCCAGAAACCTTTTCAGGAACCTGATGTACCTGTGGAGtaggtgagaggacacacctcCAGGTCAATGTCAAGTCagaaactctgtgttcatgGGGTGTAGACAAGtaaacactgtgacatcatactTTCCCTGGGCGAACACCGTGGCTGCGATGGTGAGGTTCTTTGTCTGGTAGTGGCTGTCGAGGACAACCGGGTCGAAGGTTCCCTCCCAAACCACCGGAGCCGACCAGGTCGTCATCGTCAGCACGTCAGTACGACCAGGGGCGTCACCTGGCAAAGGCGTCATGGGCGGTGGCCTAGGGCACAAAATGCGGAGAGGACGCCACAAGAGGCTGTGAAGTACTGCGATCCCGCGTGGAGAaatcattcatctttatttttgtgGACATGAATAGCTATCGGCTGTCAGTACAgcagatttcagactctttgtatatttttatcacatatttgtcttgtttttcaaaGCCTAAATGCAgtatttcatttaaacatttattttgtaaactcattttattaatttatgaatGTAACCTTTTGAGTTAAGGAAggaattttgtgtgtgtgtgtgtgtgtgttggggggtgcGCCAGTCTGAAATCTCGCCTAGCGACACACCCTCCCCTTACAAAAATACACTTCACCTGATGTGTTAAATCCAATAGGCATTCGAGTTTATACTGCTTGGAGTTGGAAAATATGCATACAAATGATGATATGTTCAAAATACTCACTTGCCTAATAGTTGTGCACACAGTGTTCAGGCAACTGACATCACGAAAACAGAATAAAAGTGTGAAGGACACACAACAGTCAGACTAAACTgaacaggaaaagaaagagtTACTGACCTGTTTGTAGGTAAAATCTGACTCCGTTCAACGGGATCCATAAAtctagaaaacaaaaacacaagatcaataattattttatcacCAATCAATGAATCAGTTAATAAAACAAGGAGCattcgtttgtgtgtgtgttacctgccgTACTTCCAGCCTGAGCTGTACAACAGTCTGtagattcaaacagaaacataatCATGAAACagttcagtcagtgttatcAATCGTATCAATAGCATCAGAATCAATACTCACCCTATGagcagaacaaacagcagaatcACTATCCCGGTTTTAATTTTTGACAAGTTCATGTCTGAGTCTGACCAGGATAGTTCTGATCAACAGGGTCGGAATCTTGAGCTCAGATCAGGTCCACTAAATCCAGGTCCAGCAGTGAGTATTTCCGAATATCTAGTAGATCTAAGTCCTCTGGAATGAATCAGTCCCTGTGGTGTCCTGGTTCAGTCTAGTTTCCAGTGGATCAGCCGTACCTGTAGGTAAAACTGACAGACAAAAGGAGGCGGATATGACAACGAGCGAACCTGTATTTCTGGTTTGATTCTTGATCCCTCAGGCGTAGGCTGAGGTTCTCTTAGTACAGGTGTCATATTTCCCTCCTGCTCCGATTCGAATCATTGAAATGTAGAAATGTCACCTGGTGGGTTCAATTGAGAGAACGCATCACGTTGCTCATGACTTCCTGAATGCAGACATACAGAATGTGGAGGTGAGGGGCGTGACCTGCACCACACGTAATTATATCCTTAAAaaaatttctttcattttacagtgaactatccctttaaatcaCCCTTTAGCAACCTTTTAAACACTTTAATAAACACTCAAGAAAAAACCTTACTAAAACTTAATGAACACAGGCAATAAAcctttaataaatactttaatataactttaaaaaacCAACAACTATAAACCCTTAATACaccctgtgtgtgcgtgtgtgtgagtgtgtgtgtgtgtgtgtgtgtgttgtggcggtggtggtgggggatgggggggggggcaggatgaagttttatttaaaaaagtttcATCACAACCACCGACCTGAGATCCACATCAACACTAACCAGAACCATCAGAACTTTCAGAACCTTCAGAACCTTCAGAACCTTCAGACCCTTCAGAACCTTCAGAACCCCCACAGGTAAGTTTGTTTTcagtaataattataaatgattCAAACTGAATCAGCAAGTATTAGTAACTATAATataacatctgtctgtctccctctgtctgtctgtctgtctgtctgtctgtctgtctgtctgtctgtctgtctgtctgtctgtctgtctgtctgtctgtctgtctgtctgtctgtctgtctgtctgtctgtctgtctgtctgtctgtctgtctgtctgtctgtctgtctgtctgtctgtctgtctgtctgtctgtctgtctgtctgtctgtctgtctgtctgtctgtctgtctgtctgtctgtctgtctgtctgtctgtctgtctgtctgtctgtctgtctgtctgtctgtctgtctctctatcagtcagtgggtgggggggcagcatgtcttcagtctgtggacagATGTGAAGATGTCTTCTTTCAGGTCGTCACATAAACAAATGAAGTGATAATTGGGTCAAAACCA encodes:
- the LOC133023331 gene encoding globoside alpha-1,3-N-acetylgalactosaminyltransferase 1-like; its protein translation is MNLSKIKTGIVILLFVLLIGLLYSSGWKYGRFMDPVERSQILPTNRPPPMTPLPGDAPGRTDVLTMTTWSAPVVWEGTFDPVVLDSHYQTKNLTIAATVFAQGKYIRFLKRFLETMEQHFFIGFNVHVFVYTDQPNEVPQVKMSSGRQRTVKTVHALNRWQEITSSRMFLVQALIEEELRDYADFIFCLDVDSEFHGHWGTESLGELVGVLHPGYYKTDRSEFPYERRPISKAYIAPGDGDFYYAMGAFGGNLQQVHQLSKTCSINFWDDAKKDIEAAWQEESHINRYMWINKPSKVLSPEYQWQDFKANEPEMHIIRFSGVVKNYAEIRPNWV